A region of Candidatus Angelobacter sp. DNA encodes the following proteins:
- a CDS encoding CbiX/SirB N-terminal domain-containing protein has translation MTNADLSDAALILVGHGSTLNAESSTPTYQHADELRRRKIFAQVVECFWKLEPPICGVLRGVFAPRVFIVPLFISEGYFTEEVIPRELGLRANDQPDFSRVQRRGSQTIHYCGPVGTHDTMTDVLLARARDIVKKHPSQRPARPEETALFIAGHGTNNNENSRRVIERQVELIRARKLYGEVYAVFMEEEPRISDCYRLARAKNIIVVPFFISDGLHSYEDIPGMLGESKELIHERLKSGQPTWRNPTQKHEKLVWYSSAIGDEPHVAEVVLERVREIAGAMTTH, from the coding sequence GTGACCAACGCTGATCTTTCGGACGCCGCCCTGATCCTAGTCGGCCACGGCTCAACGCTGAACGCCGAGTCCAGCACGCCAACGTATCAGCACGCCGACGAATTGCGCCGCAGGAAAATATTCGCGCAAGTGGTCGAATGTTTCTGGAAACTCGAACCGCCGATTTGTGGTGTGTTGCGGGGGGTCTTTGCTCCGCGTGTTTTCATAGTGCCTCTGTTCATCAGCGAGGGTTACTTTACGGAGGAGGTCATCCCGCGCGAACTGGGCCTGCGCGCGAACGATCAACCGGATTTTTCCCGCGTTCAACGGCGCGGCTCCCAGACGATTCATTACTGCGGGCCGGTTGGCACACACGACACCATGACGGACGTCTTGCTTGCCCGCGCGCGCGACATCGTGAAAAAACACCCGTCTCAGCGCCCGGCCCGGCCGGAGGAAACTGCGCTGTTCATTGCGGGCCACGGCACAAATAACAATGAGAATTCACGCAGGGTCATTGAGCGCCAGGTCGAATTGATCCGCGCGCGAAAGCTCTACGGGGAGGTTTACGCCGTGTTCATGGAAGAAGAACCGCGCATCAGTGATTGTTACCGTCTGGCGCGCGCGAAAAACATCATCGTCGTACCGTTCTTTATCAGCGACGGTCTGCATTCCTACGAAGACATTCCGGGTATGCTTGGTGAATCCAAGGAACTGATTCACGAGCGACTGAAAAGCGGCCAGCCGACCTGGCGCAATCCAACTCAGAAGCACGAAAAACTGGTATGGTATTCTTCCGCCATCGGCGATGAGCCCCACGTCGCCGAGGTGGTTCTTGAGCGGGTGCGCGAAATCGCGGGAGCCATGACCACCCATTGA
- a CDS encoding prephenate dehydrogenase/arogenate dehydrogenase family protein: protein MKDSIWTDCTLLVSLLIAYRPLPRFNPHVHFQKITLAGVGLLGGSLGLAVKQRGLSDKVGGFVRRSASIVECDRLGVVDHATCDPLRAVENADLVVLCTPLARMSEVLRQMLPALKRGAVVTDVGSAKAGVVQELEPLVADAGGHFVGSHPMAGAEKTGPAAACADLFVNAVCVITPTPQTSPGAVKVVEAFWKAVGGLPLQLSPEVHDDLVSRSSHLPHVVAAELANYVLSPAHPKEQALLCANGFRDTTRIAASSPEMWRDIALANRKNLARVLSLFIEGLQDFQRALEDADRTSIEEFFEKARQRRDAWSGHGVSPSPE from the coding sequence TTGAAAGACAGCATCTGGACCGACTGCACGCTCCTCGTCTCATTGCTTATTGCCTATCGTCCGCTGCCCCGGTTTAATCCTCACGTGCATTTCCAAAAAATCACGCTTGCAGGCGTAGGTTTGCTGGGGGGCTCTTTGGGGTTGGCCGTCAAGCAGCGTGGCCTGTCGGACAAAGTGGGCGGATTTGTCCGGCGCAGCGCCAGCATCGTTGAATGTGACAGGCTGGGCGTCGTGGATCACGCCACGTGCGACCCGCTCCGCGCGGTAGAGAACGCCGACCTCGTCGTGCTCTGCACGCCACTCGCACGGATGAGTGAGGTTTTGCGGCAAATGCTGCCCGCGCTGAAACGCGGCGCTGTCGTCACCGATGTCGGCAGCGCAAAAGCCGGTGTGGTGCAGGAACTGGAACCGTTGGTTGCTGACGCGGGTGGTCATTTTGTCGGCAGCCACCCGATGGCCGGCGCGGAAAAGACGGGCCCCGCGGCTGCGTGCGCAGATCTGTTCGTCAACGCCGTGTGCGTCATTACTCCCACACCACAAACGTCTCCGGGAGCGGTGAAAGTCGTGGAAGCATTTTGGAAGGCGGTTGGCGGATTGCCGTTGCAGCTCTCGCCGGAGGTCCACGACGATCTCGTCAGCCGTTCGAGCCACCTGCCACACGTCGTGGCGGCGGAACTGGCGAATTACGTCCTCAGCCCGGCGCATCCGAAGGAGCAGGCTCTGCTTTGCGCAAACGGGTTTCGCGACACAACGCGCATCGCGGCGAGTTCGCCCGAAATGTGGCGCGACATCGCGCTGGCGAACCGGAAAAATCTCGCGCGGGTGCTGAGTCTGTTTATCGAGGGGTTGCAGGACTTCCAACGCGCGCTCGAGGATGCCGACCGCACGTCGATTGAAGAGTTCTTCGAGAAAGCCCGGCAACGACGCGATGCGTGGAGTGGGCACGGCGTTTCGCCGTCGCCGGAGTAA
- a CDS encoding 3-phosphoshikimate 1-carboxyvinyltransferase — translation MSLPDLIEIAPLEKPVHAGIAVPGSKSITNRALVLAALADGETTLRGALWSEDTRVMVDGLLKLGFVVKVEPDPDEVCNRAITVQGLGGKIPNAGTLDKPLELFVGNAGTAARFLATLVCLGHGIYRLDGVKRMRERPQEALFDALRELGYCIDSANSKLPALVHGGGPKPGAICCVSIAESSQFASALLICAKAGGWHVTVVGDNAEESPYVAMTSKLIEAFPNRGGGFQIEPDASSGSYFWAAVPPLPSGERQEICEDLPDAGVDFTTRMNSAFAVRVLNWPHPSDWQIDARFPEYVVLVAPVNLYSALEIAEAERRLAQMWGPKWRERFEDGSRKNSERVEAERDAVRVSRNTDLGDSIMTLIVLAPLAHHKIMFADLGRLRLQECERVVALRTELSKCGAKVIEEGDTLTVYPSKLHGAEIETYNDHRMAMCFAILGLKVPGIKIKNPACVKKTFPNFFQKLADPPPHGLGATILDAKTGRALTRDELFAE, via the coding sequence ATGTCCCTGCCCGATCTCATTGAAATCGCGCCGCTGGAAAAGCCGGTTCATGCCGGGATTGCCGTGCCCGGTTCCAAGAGCATCACCAACCGGGCGCTGGTGCTGGCGGCACTGGCCGACGGCGAGACGACCCTGCGCGGCGCACTCTGGAGCGAAGACACCCGGGTGATGGTGGACGGCCTGCTGAAACTCGGGTTCGTCGTAAAGGTCGAGCCCGATCCGGACGAAGTCTGTAACCGCGCCATCACAGTTCAGGGTCTCGGCGGCAAAATCCCCAACGCCGGGACGTTAGATAAGCCGCTCGAATTATTCGTGGGTAACGCGGGAACGGCGGCGCGGTTTCTCGCCACGCTGGTTTGCCTGGGTCATGGAATTTACCGGCTCGACGGCGTGAAGCGGATGCGCGAACGGCCGCAGGAGGCGTTGTTCGACGCGCTGCGGGAACTCGGCTACTGTATCGATTCGGCGAACAGCAAACTGCCCGCGCTCGTCCATGGCGGCGGTCCAAAGCCCGGCGCGATCTGTTGCGTGAGCATCGCCGAAAGCTCGCAGTTCGCTTCGGCACTATTGATCTGCGCCAAGGCCGGTGGTTGGCACGTGACTGTGGTGGGTGACAATGCCGAAGAGTCGCCTTACGTGGCGATGACGTCGAAGCTGATAGAAGCGTTTCCAAACCGTGGCGGAGGATTCCAGATAGAGCCAGATGCTTCGAGCGGGAGTTATTTTTGGGCGGCAGTGCCTCCTTTGCCTTCGGGCGAACGCCAGGAGATCTGCGAAGATCTTCCCGACGCCGGAGTTGATTTTACGACTCGCATGAATTCCGCGTTCGCGGTCCGGGTCCTGAACTGGCCCCATCCCTCGGATTGGCAGATTGACGCCAGGTTTCCAGAATACGTCGTTTTGGTGGCGCCGGTTAACTTGTACAGCGCCCTGGAGATTGCTGAAGCTGAGCGGCGCCTGGCGCAAATGTGGGGACCAAAGTGGCGTGAACGTTTTGAAGACGGGAGCCGCAAAAACTCGGAGCGTGTTGAGGCCGAACGGGACGCCGTGCGGGTTTCCCGTAACACCGATCTCGGCGACAGCATAATGACTTTGATCGTTCTTGCCCCATTAGCGCATCACAAAATCATGTTTGCTGACTTGGGGCGCTTGCGTCTTCAGGAATGCGAGCGGGTCGTCGCCTTGCGGACGGAGCTTTCCAAATGCGGCGCAAAAGTCATCGAAGAAGGCGACACGTTGACCGTTTATCCTTCAAAACTTCACGGGGCGGAAATCGAGACCTACAATGACCATCGCATGGCGATGTGTTTTGCGATTCTGGGATTGAAAGTGCCCGGCATAAAAATCAAAAATCCCGCGTGTGTGAAAAAAACATTCCCCAATTTTTTCCAGAAGCTGGCGGACCCGCCGCCACACGGTTTGGGAGCGACGATTCTGGATGCAAAGACGGGACGGGCCTTGACTCGAGATGAGTTGTTTGCCGAATAA
- the cmk gene encoding (d)CMP kinase translates to MTIVQPIVIAIDGTSASGKSTNAKLVASALGYVYVDTGAMYRTLAWHCLQKKVDVHDAKAVISLLRKWRTQLECVDGRVRLLVDGYHPDKEIRTAETSAAVPHVAAIPRVRDWMVARQRECVKFGNLVMEGRDIGSNVFPETEFKFYLDASLQERSRRRAADGVREDLAARDRRDSQRATAPLMVPLGARVINNSQMTSEQTSGTIISEVRKRLGERS, encoded by the coding sequence GTGACGATTGTGCAACCCATCGTCATCGCCATTGACGGCACCAGCGCCAGCGGCAAGAGCACGAACGCGAAACTCGTCGCCAGCGCGCTCGGCTATGTCTATGTTGACACTGGCGCGATGTATCGCACGCTGGCGTGGCATTGTTTGCAGAAAAAGGTGGACGTGCACGACGCCAAAGCCGTGATCTCTCTGCTGCGGAAATGGAGGACCCAACTGGAGTGCGTGGATGGCCGGGTGCGGCTTCTGGTCGACGGTTATCATCCGGACAAGGAAATCCGCACCGCTGAAACCAGCGCCGCGGTGCCGCACGTCGCCGCGATTCCCAGGGTGAGGGACTGGATGGTCGCCCGCCAGCGCGAGTGCGTCAAGTTCGGCAATCTGGTGATGGAAGGCCGGGACATCGGCAGCAACGTTTTTCCTGAAACCGAATTCAAATTCTACCTCGACGCCTCGCTCCAGGAGAGGTCCAGGCGCCGCGCCGCCGACGGCGTGCGGGAGGACCTCGCCGCGCGCGACCGGCGCGACAGCCAGCGGGCGACGGCGCCGTTGATGGTGCCGCTCGGCGCGCGGGTCATCAACAACTCGCAAATGACCTCGGAGCAGACCAGCGGCACCATCATCAGCGAGGTCAGGAAACGGCTCGGCGAAAGATCGTGA
- a CDS encoding lysophospholipid acyltransferase family protein, producing the protein MNPSYRIGWHAFRFIYATYFHWRVFNPERVPLTGPVILAANHASFIDPPLVGAGITRDINYLARESLFRFPGIGALLRSWNSVPVDREGGGAAGLKAILDRLLAGGAIVLFPEGTRTHDGKLQPARSGIGLTVIKSNAPVVPARVFGTFEAYGRHFKFPRPRPIAVKYGPPMNFEKERTESRTCSKQRLKIIYQEIADEIMDAIARLEPCADRASFP; encoded by the coding sequence GTGAATCCGAGCTACCGAATCGGCTGGCACGCTTTCCGGTTCATTTACGCCACCTATTTTCACTGGCGCGTCTTCAATCCCGAACGAGTCCCCTTGACCGGACCCGTCATTCTCGCCGCCAACCACGCCAGTTTTATTGATCCTCCGCTGGTCGGCGCTGGTATTACGCGCGACATCAATTATCTGGCCCGTGAGTCGTTGTTCCGTTTCCCTGGCATCGGTGCCCTGCTTCGTTCATGGAACTCCGTGCCGGTGGATAGGGAAGGTGGCGGCGCCGCGGGCTTGAAGGCGATCCTCGACCGGCTGCTGGCCGGTGGCGCGATTGTCCTTTTCCCCGAAGGCACTCGCACGCACGACGGGAAACTGCAGCCGGCGCGTTCCGGCATCGGTCTGACCGTGATCAAATCGAATGCTCCGGTGGTACCGGCTCGCGTCTTCGGAACGTTCGAGGCGTACGGTCGCCATTTCAAATTCCCGCGTCCGCGCCCCATCGCTGTGAAATACGGCCCGCCGATGAACTTTGAAAAGGAGCGGACTGAATCCAGGACATGCTCCAAACAACGGCTCAAAATAATTTATCAGGAAATCGCCGACGAAATCATGGACGCGATCGCCAGACTGGAACCCTGCGCCGACAGGGCATCATTTCCCTGA
- a CDS encoding quinone-dependent dihydroorotate dehydrogenase — protein MSWCYRKLVRPALFSLDSEEIHDRTLRALGGISRRATLCDAMASFYGAPDLPVELLGLKFPNPVGLAAGMDKQAVAVPAWEALGFGFVELGGVTWHSQPGNPAPRMFRAVADEALVNRMGFNNSGAEAMAQKLSQWHALDRWPRHPVAINLGKSKITPLERAAEDYANSFRTLRSHADFFVVNVSSPNTPNLRQLQDRAALDEILAAMQAINRQPAKPILVKVAPDLSFDALDEIIELTGPRQIAGIVATNTTVTRPEARDPELKRVYSEEGGLSGRPLRARSTEIVRHLYRQTKGALPIIGVGGIFNADDAWEKIAAGASLVQLYTGLVYQGPGVTKEIVKGLRTRLDERGFSVLKDAVGTESFV, from the coding sequence ATGAGTTGGTGCTATCGGAAGCTTGTCCGGCCGGCTTTATTTTCGCTGGATTCCGAAGAGATTCACGATCGCACATTGAGGGCGCTGGGGGGGATCAGCCGACGAGCCACTCTCTGCGACGCCATGGCTTCGTTTTACGGCGCGCCAGATTTGCCGGTTGAACTGCTCGGTTTGAAATTCCCCAATCCGGTGGGCTTGGCCGCCGGCATGGACAAACAGGCGGTTGCTGTCCCCGCCTGGGAAGCCCTCGGTTTCGGTTTTGTGGAACTCGGGGGTGTGACGTGGCATTCCCAGCCCGGCAATCCCGCGCCGCGAATGTTTCGCGCTGTCGCCGACGAAGCGCTGGTCAACAGAATGGGATTCAACAATTCCGGCGCGGAAGCAATGGCGCAAAAGCTCTCGCAGTGGCACGCGCTCGATCGCTGGCCTAGACATCCAGTCGCCATCAATCTCGGCAAATCGAAGATCACGCCTCTCGAAAGAGCCGCCGAGGATTACGCCAATTCTTTCCGAACGCTGCGTTCACACGCGGATTTTTTTGTCGTCAACGTCAGCTCGCCCAACACGCCGAACCTGCGCCAGCTCCAGGACAGGGCTGCGCTGGATGAGATCCTCGCCGCGATGCAGGCGATCAATCGGCAACCGGCAAAGCCCATCCTGGTGAAAGTCGCTCCCGACCTTTCGTTCGATGCGCTCGACGAAATCATCGAATTGACCGGTCCGCGACAGATCGCCGGCATTGTTGCGACGAATACCACCGTCACTCGGCCTGAAGCGCGCGATCCCGAACTGAAGCGCGTTTACAGCGAGGAGGGCGGGTTGAGCGGACGGCCATTGCGCGCGCGCAGCACGGAAATCGTCCGGCATCTCTACCGCCAGACCAAGGGTGCGCTCCCGATCATCGGCGTGGGCGGTATCTTCAATGCCGACGATGCCTGGGAAAAGATCGCTGCCGGCGCGTCACTTGTGCAGCTTTATACGGGCCTCGTTTACCAGGGACCCGGGGTGACGAAGGAGATCGTCAAGGGGTTGCGGACGCGACTGGACGAGCGCGGCTTCAGTGTTCTGAAAGACGCCGTCGGAACAGAGTCCTTTGTGTAG
- a CDS encoding HEAT repeat domain-containing protein has translation MKALPKSRWFIPPVIALAVVLAFAWFRWRNFAEPVYQGRPVTAWMRDMNNPDPGVRSNAVTALRGLGTNGVPYLVRSLNRGDPILKKPFLSFAPKLPLWFRRFIIRTFKPFDAVGDRLAAVTALAALGTNAPVAPLVGALRDSERQVGSLAAGALVKIGRPAVPKLIRALSEGDAYVRLMACYTLGAIGSEAADAAPALIPLLSDKSSNIPAQAAYALGRIGKPGIAALAVSLKAPDERVRAQVARVLGGLGIQAKDAATALTEATRDPAMVVRQSAVEALGNVWPYSTESVLSLTAALKDESAQVRAQAAMALSRAGRFRELQIPRLIESLSDPDPRVRGEAAQTLGKIGPLATAAEPALTDRLKDDSEFARTNAMEALKKIIPNGGPK, from the coding sequence GTGAAGGCCCTCCCGAAGAGCCGGTGGTTTATTCCCCCGGTCATCGCGCTGGCAGTCGTGCTCGCGTTCGCCTGGTTCAGATGGCGAAATTTTGCGGAACCGGTTTACCAGGGCAGACCCGTCACGGCGTGGATGCGTGACATGAACAACCCGGACCCGGGGGTGCGCAGCAACGCTGTGACCGCGTTGCGGGGTTTGGGAACGAACGGCGTCCCCTACCTGGTCCGGTCGCTGAATCGCGGGGACCCGATCCTCAAAAAGCCGTTCCTTTCGTTCGCTCCCAAACTGCCGCTCTGGTTTCGCCGCTTCATCATTCGCACGTTCAAACCCTTCGACGCTGTCGGCGACCGCCTCGCGGCGGTCACCGCGCTCGCCGCGCTCGGCACGAACGCGCCGGTCGCGCCTCTTGTGGGCGCGTTGCGCGATTCAGAACGGCAGGTCGGGTCGCTGGCCGCGGGTGCGCTTGTGAAGATCGGCCGGCCGGCCGTGCCCAAACTCATTCGCGCGTTGAGTGAGGGCGACGCTTACGTGCGTTTGATGGCTTGTTACACCCTGGGCGCGATCGGCTCCGAGGCGGCGGATGCGGCGCCCGCGCTGATTCCGCTCCTCTCGGACAAGAGCAGCAACATCCCGGCTCAAGCGGCTTATGCGCTGGGACGCATCGGTAAACCGGGAATCGCCGCTCTGGCCGTTTCACTCAAAGCACCCGACGAACGCGTCCGCGCCCAGGTCGCCCGGGTGCTGGGGGGACTGGGAATTCAGGCGAAAGACGCTGCGACCGCCCTGACGGAGGCGACGAGGGATCCGGCGATGGTCGTCCGCCAATCCGCTGTCGAGGCGCTCGGCAACGTCTGGCCCTACTCGACGGAGTCTGTACTGTCACTCACCGCGGCATTGAAGGACGAGAGTGCCCAGGTGCGCGCGCAGGCTGCGATGGCCCTGTCGCGCGCGGGCCGCTTCCGCGAGTTGCAAATTCCGCGCTTGATCGAATCACTGAGCGATCCCGATCCCCGGGTCCGCGGCGAGGCCGCGCAAACTCTGGGAAAAATCGGACCGCTCGCGACCGCCGCGGAGCCGGCGTTGACGGACAGATTGAAGGACGACAGCGAATTCGCCCGGACCAACGCGATGGAAGCGTTAAAGAAAATCATACCGAATGGAGGTCCAAAGTGA
- the dusB gene encoding tRNA dihydrouridine synthase DusB — protein MAVMRIGPLELKSNLFLSPLAGYTNLPFRLTLREIGGLDLATTDLVNARSLLEKKPKALKLIETCPADRPLAVQLFGSVPEEMRDAAQYLESIGISSVDINMGCPVRKVCRVGGGSAMMTELDKTAGLVKCMVDAVKIPVTAKMRLGWDDHNITAPDLARALEDVGVAAIFVHGRTREQGFGGAVNLAGIRAVTRAVKVIPVVGNGDVTTPEAAKKMIEETGCAGVSIGRGAFYNPWIFLHTRHYLGTGELLPESPFEERVRVMCRHLDLMTEVFGEEHGCRLFRKVAPWYAKRFGPANLFNKRVVMISSKTEFQKILGDYLDWRKQFLDEHGRLQSRFEPPTLVASFMQEPVAAQRGQIPVPKGPVEVW, from the coding sequence ATGGCCGTCATGCGAATCGGTCCACTCGAATTGAAGTCGAATCTGTTCCTCTCGCCGCTGGCGGGTTACACCAACCTGCCGTTCCGACTAACGTTGCGCGAAATCGGCGGACTTGATCTCGCCACGACTGACCTGGTCAATGCGCGGTCGTTGCTCGAGAAGAAGCCCAAAGCGCTCAAACTCATCGAGACCTGCCCTGCCGACCGACCGCTCGCCGTTCAACTCTTTGGTTCGGTGCCCGAAGAAATGAGGGACGCCGCGCAATATCTCGAGTCGATCGGCATTTCCTCGGTGGACATCAACATGGGATGCCCGGTGCGCAAGGTCTGCCGTGTGGGCGGCGGTTCAGCGATGATGACGGAACTCGACAAGACCGCAGGACTGGTCAAGTGCATGGTGGACGCGGTCAAAATACCGGTCACCGCCAAGATGCGCCTCGGATGGGATGATCATAACATCACGGCGCCAGATTTGGCGCGCGCTCTTGAAGACGTCGGTGTGGCGGCGATCTTCGTGCATGGGCGCACCCGCGAACAGGGTTTTGGCGGCGCTGTCAACCTTGCGGGCATCCGCGCCGTGACTCGGGCGGTAAAAGTCATTCCGGTGGTTGGCAACGGCGACGTGACGACGCCGGAAGCGGCGAAGAAAATGATCGAAGAAACCGGTTGCGCGGGCGTGAGCATTGGCCGCGGCGCATTTTACAACCCGTGGATCTTTCTCCACACCCGACATTACCTGGGCACCGGGGAACTGCTGCCGGAATCACCCTTTGAGGAGCGTGTGCGCGTGATGTGCCGGCATCTTGATCTGATGACGGAGGTGTTTGGCGAAGAGCATGGCTGCCGCCTGTTTCGCAAAGTCGCCCCGTGGTATGCGAAGCGATTCGGTCCCGCGAACCTGTTCAACAAGCGTGTGGTGATGATCTCGTCGAAGACGGAGTTTCAAAAAATCCTGGGTGATTACCTCGACTGGCGAAAACAGTTCCTCGACGAGCACGGCCGATTGCAGTCACGCTTTGAACCTCCAACGCTCGTCGCTTCTTTTATGCAGGAGCCGGTTGCCGCGCAGCGCGGCCAGATTCCGGTGCCGAAAGGGCCGGTGGAAGTCTGGTGA